Genomic window (Bradyrhizobium sp. 186):
CCAGCAATGATCTCCTGCAATGTCGCGACATGCCGGGCGAACGCACCGCGGCCCGCCGCGGTGGCGGTAACTGTGGTCTGCGGCTTCTTGCCGACAAACGCTTTGTCGACCTGGACGTAGCCGGCCTTGGCCAGCGTCTCGATATGCGCGCCGAGATTGCCGTCGGTGGCGCCGGTCAGCTTCTTCAGCCGCGCGAATTCCAGACCTGTCGCCGCCGGCAGCGCGTTCAGCGCCGCCATGATCTTCAGCCGCAACGGCTGGTGGATGATGTCGTCGAGCTCGGCCACTTCTAGCTCCGCCGCATCCAGAGGCCGCCGACGAACAGTCCGCCGCCGTTGACGACCGCCATCCACAGCAGGAACGGCATGCCGGGGATGTAGACATATCCGATCAGCGTCAGCGCGATGATCGAGGCGCCGATCACGATGAAGGCATAGCCGAACCACACGCCCGCCAACATGTAGAACAGCATGATGTAGACCGGCCAGAACACCGTTTGCTGACGCGGCGTGAATTGGCCGAAGACGCAGCAGAAGATGCCGAAGGCAACGATGAACAGGAACGTCAGCAGATAGCGCCGGTCAAACGTGCGGATGCGGGATTGCGCATGATTGTAGGCACTGATGGCGAAGAGCCCGGCGGTCGCGAGGACGTAGACGCCGATCCAGAGATAGAGCCCATAGCGCGGCCAGAGCCAGCCCGAGATGTTGCCGGCGAAGACGAGCACGCCCCACATCAACATGATGAGACTTGAGAGCTGGTAGATCTGCGACTGCCGCACGCGACGGACGGTGTCGTCGATATCAGCCAGCGCGTCCGTGGCTTGCTTGCTGTCGATCATGACTGCCCGCTTCCCCGCGTTGCCACGTCCTCGGCGATCGCGGAGACCGCCTTCGGGTTGGTGACCATGCCCATGTGGTTGATGCCGTCGAGCACCTTGACGTCGACGGAAGGCTTCACCGCCTGAACGGCTTCCGCATATTTGTCCGAGATCATCATCTCGTCCTCGGCGCCACCGAAGATCGTCAGCGGATGCGTCACCGCCGCCAGATCCAGGCGATAGCCGCGCGTCGCAAAGTTGCGCATGAGGCGATCGGAATAGGTCGGCACCAGAATCCGCTGCGAGTTCGGCGGCACCGCGAAGGCGAGCACCGGAAGCTGCGAGCAGCAATCGATGCCGAGCTTGCGCAGCGCGGCGAGCGCGAAAAGGCGCGGCAGATCGGCATTGGCCCAGCCGCCGGCATGCGGCCGGTTGGTCGGCGCCTCGTAACCGAGATAGGGCGCGATCAACACGGTGCGGACGAACAGATCCTGCATGATCGGCGTGGCGGCAACGCGGAGCGAGAAGCCGGCGCCGGCGGAATGGCCGATCAGGGTCAGCGGCAGGTCGGGCGCGCTCCTGCGGACATGGGCAACGAAATCGACCAGATCGTCTTCGAGCTGGCCGACATAGCCGATGTCGCCGCGTGTACCCGATGCGCCGTGGCCGCGCATGTCGAGCGCCCAGGTCTCGACGCCGCGCGCGGCCATCGCCGCCGTCAGGGCGTGATTGACCGTGGCGGAGGAGGCCGAGGAGCCGTGGATGAAGATGGCACCGCGTCCGGCGTCCGACCCCTTCGGCGCGTAGTGGCGGAAACCGAGCCAGGTGCCGTCGCGAGCCTGAAAGCGCTCGAGTGCCGGCAGGGTGGAAAAGTCGACGGCCTTCGCGGAGTCCGAGACCGAGCGCATCTCGGCGGGGCGCTCCAGCGGTGTCGCGATCAACGCGGTCAGCAGCAGCGCCACCGCGCCGGCCGCGCACAGACCCCATTTCAGCAGGTTCAAGGCACTTCGCAGCAACCGCACAGCCATGGCTGAACTCCATTAAACCTTCGATCAATAGAGAACTCTATACAACAGAGTACTCGCTCAATCAATCCCTGGATTGGCGCCGGCCGGCGAAAATCCTTAACGTCGGATCCGACCCCAACATGCCGAATCGTTTGCCGATGCCGCCTGCGGAACAACTGCTCAACGCCCCCGAATTCACCGTCTCCGAGCTCTCGCAGTCCCTGAAGCGGACGGTGGAGGACGCCTATGGCCACGTCCGGGTCCGCGGCGAGATCTCGGGGTTTCGCGGCGCCCATTCCTCCGGCCACTGCTATTTCGCGCTCAAGGACGAGAGCGCCAAGATCGAGGCGGTGATCTGGAAGGGCGTGCACGGAAGGATGCGCTTCAAGCCCCAGGAGGGGCTCGAGGTCATCGCCACCGGCAAGCTCACGACCTATCCGGGCTCCTCAAAATACCAGATCGTGATCGAGGCGCTGGAGCCGGCCGGCATCGGCGCGCTGATGGCGCTGATGGAGGAGCGCAAGAAGAAGCTCGCTGCCGAAGGCCTGTTCGACGAGGCGCGAAAGCAGCTCCTGCCCTGGCTGCCCGAGGTGATCGGCGTCGTGACCTCGCCGACCGGCGCCGTCATCCGCGACATCCTGCACCGGCTCGAGGACCGTTTCCCCCGCCACGTGCTGGTGTGGCCGGTCAAGGTGCAGGGCGAGGGCTCGGCCGAGCAGGTCGCAGCCGCGATCCGCGGCTTCAACGCACTGCCGGAAGGCGGCAAGATTCCGCGGCCGGACGTCTTGATCGTGGCGCGCGGCGGCGGCTCACTGGAGGACCTCTGGTCGTTCAACGAGGAGATCGTGGTGCGTGCCGCGGCCGAGAGCATGATCCCGCTGATTTCGGCGGTGGGCCACGAGACCGACATCACGCTGATCGACTTCGTCGCCGACAAGCGCGCGCCGACACCGACGGCCGCCGCCGAGATGGCGGTGCCGGTGCGCAGCGATCTCTTCGTCGAGGTCGCCGATCTCGCGCGCCGCACCCGTGCGTGCTGGCAACGCGGCCATGAAAGCCGACGGAACGAGTTGCGCGCCGCCGCGCGCGCGCTGCCGGCGGCAGGCGATCTCTTGGCGATTCCGCGGCAGCGGCTGGATTCGGCCGGCGCCTCCCTGCCCCGCGGCCTCAAGGCCAACACGCACGCACATTTCCGCCGATTTACCGCCGCCAGCGCAAAACTGACGCTGCGGGTGCTGCACGGGCAGATTTCGCAGGCCGATCATCGGCTCACCGTATGCGGCGAGCGGCTCGGCCTGTCCGCGCGCTCGCTGTTGCGGCGGCGGCGCGACCGCTTTGCCGGACTTGAAGTGCGCTTACGCGCCTCAAAACTCTCCAACGCGCAGGCGCAGCGCAACGCGATTGCCCGCCAGCGCGAGCGCACGCATCGTCTTGCCGAGCGCGCCAGCCGCGCGCTGATCACGCTGCTGCAACGGCTCGATGCACGCGTCGGAAACAGCGGCAAGCTGCTCTCGGCGCTATCCTATCGCGGCGTTCTCGCCCGCGGCTTCGCGCTGGTGCGCGACGAGGCCGGCCATCCCTTGCATTCGGCGGACGCGGTCGGGCCGAACGCGCGGCTCGAGATCGAGTTTGGCGATGGCCGTGTCGGCGCGACCGCGGATGCGGATCGCCCCGCCCCGGCCGCAAAGCGCGCGGCATCGCAACCGAAGTCGTCCGCGCAGGACGCCAAGCCCGCGCCGAAGCGCGTGGGCAAGCCGGTGGATCAGGGCAGTTTGTTTTAGGGTCTCTGTCATTCCCCGCGTAGGCGGGGAATCCAGTACGCCGCAGCTTCTCGATGAACTACGGACGCCTCGGGGTACTGGATCGCCCGATCAAGTCGGGCGATGACACCGAGTATGTGGGATGCGTGTTGCCACACACACGCGCTGTCGTCCTGGCGAAAGCCAGGACGACGCTGGGAGAGATCGTAGCCGCATAAGCGAAGCGATGCGGGAGCAGTCGCCCCGGATATCGCTGCGCTCATCCGGGCTACAAGACCGTCGTATGCCTACCGGCAGGACAATCCCGCGTCAATCGTGGTCCAGAAGCCGCAATGTTCCGGGGCGAGCTGCGGCGCGCCGGCTTGGGCTTCGATCAGGAAGATCGCGACGGTGAAGACGATCAGTGCGGAGGAGAAGAGGACGAGGCGCATGCGGAATGCGTTCGACGGACATCGTGGTCGAACTAAGGCGCCGCCACATACTGAAACCGGCCGGACGCCCAATCCGTAGATTCCCGGTCGGCCATTATCCGTGCAGGGCGGTGGTCGATGCGGGGCTGTCCGCTCCACATTGTTCCTCGGGCGGCCCCGCTTCGGAACGCGTAGCCCGGATGGAGCGAAGCGAAATCCGGGACGTCGCAGCGCGCGGCACCACCCGGATTACGCTTCGCTCCATCCGGGCTACAACACGACCGCTACCGCGCCAGCCACTCCGCGACCTGCTTCTGCGAATCCGCGCGCGCGTCCGCGTCGGTGCCGAGATGGCCGTGCTCCGGTGCGGCTGCATCGCTGCTGCCGGCGAGCGCGTGCAGCGGCGTGTTGGCGCGGTCGAAATCGTGATAGGCGCCGGGATAGACCACGATGCGCGCGAGCGCGCTGCGGCCATGCGCACCATCGACCATCTGGCGGCAGGCCGGGGGCGACGACACGTCGTCATTGGCGCCGATCAGCACCAGCGTCGGCAGGCGCGTGCTCCAGCCGAGGCCGGCGGAAATCCGGCAGTCCGGATAGAAGGCGATCGCCGCGCGAAAATCCGGACCGGCGTCGCGCGCAACGTTCTGCGGCCGCACCGCCCATAGCAGCGCGCTCGCGCCGTTGGCCCAGCCGATCAGGCTGATGCGGCCGCGCGCGACCCAGGGCTGCTTCATCAGCCAGCCTCGCGCCGCCGCGACGTCGGCGACACGCTCGCGCCGCGCCTTGACGTGCATCTCCTTGACGCGGCATTGCGGCCCGAGCTCGCGCGAACCGTAGCTATCGGGCAGCAGCACGGCGTTGCCGGCCTTGAGCAGTTGCAGCGCCCAGTCGCGGTAGCGCGGCAGCACCGGATCGGAATGGCCGCCAAGACCGCCGCAGCCATGCAGCGCGATCACGGTCGGAAACGGCCCCTCGCCCTCGGGCTTGTAGAGCTGCGCATGCAAGATGCCGGACGAGAGTGGAATCTCGACCTGCTGCGGCGCGGGCGCAGCGTGCGCGGCCGACATCAGCAGAATCAGGAACAGGGCGGTCAGTCGAAGGCGCATCGGACTCTGCCGGGTAATAAGGTGCCGGTCGCAAGCGGGCCGGAACCAGCGATGCTTCGCCGCAGCACTATCATGCGACAACAGCGGCAAAACATCACAAATCGGTGGGTTTGACGGGCGGACAAGGCATCCTATTTATGGTAGATCGAATTCATCACATCATGCCCTCCAGGGTTTTCCACGGAGAGGCTTTCCACGGAGACTATCGACTGTGCTGAACAAGTTCGGCCCCTCTGGCCATGGCGAAGCGCAGGTGCAGTATCTCGACGGCGATTTCCGCGTGATCTCGCCGGGGACCTATGTGCGCTGCGCGATATCAGACACGCGGATCCCGCTCGACGAACTGAAATACTGGAGCGTCGACCTCCAGGAAGCCTACGCCACGCCCGCCGCCGTATTGCAGCGGCATTTCCCCGGCGCGCCGAAGCCGCAGCCGTAAGGCCGCGGCCGCACGCCTATTGTTGCTCGGTGCCATCCGCGCCCACGCAGCTCTTCACGAAATTCTTCCTGGGCTCGCCGACGATCTTCTGATCGATCGCCTGCTTCAGACAATCGACCCGCGCCTGCGCTATGCAGAGCTGCATCTGGTCGCGCTTGTCCTGTCCCTTCATGTTTTGAGTCGTGGCGAGACACGTCACGCGCTTGGTCGCGGGAACCGGCACCGTGCTGGTCGGAGCAGCGGAAGCCGCCGGCGGCGTCGTTTGTGCGAACACGGGCGCAATGATCAGACACACAAGGCTTGCGGCGACGGCCGCGGACAGCAGTTTCATTGAATTCTCCTGGTCGTCTGAAACTGGTAGGAGTTTTGCGATGAACGACGCGTGAATGGCAGGCCTGCTGCCGGATGGGCAAAGCGCAGCTGCCCTGCCGGCGTAGCACGCACGAGCGGTGCAGCTTATCGCGAGGCGTGGAAATGGTCCGCGTCGGCGTCCCGACGATGTTCGCGCGCGCCTGAAGTGCGCGTCTCACAGCAAATAATCTCCGTCGTGCCGATTCGCGTTGCATCGAATAGTGCTTGCACTCTGGGGTAAGTCATTTCGCGCTGTGGTTGGCGTTTTTGTTGCGGCTTGGTGCCCTTAGGTTGTTTGACGAAGTCTTGGTGAAACACAGGGCTGCTATAGTGGAGCTTAGGTCATTAGCCCTGTTCTTTTTATCGCACAGACAATCAAGTCGACCAATCGGCCACTGAGCTTTGGAATTGGCGCCGTCTGTGAACGGGCTCATATCGAAGAGCCATCTGACGGGCTACGATCATCAAGAAAATTCGCGGTGGAATATCTGTATATCGAAACTCAAACGATGGGGGTGATCATGCCCGCCATATTAGACCTGCTCTATCGTGAATATTGCCGCGCCCGCCTCGCTGAAATGCGGAAACAGCTTCTGATCGCAACTGAACGCGCCGAAGCTCTGGACGCGGATCATCATCCTGCGGATCAGGGTGACGATGACAAGGTGGACACACACCGCAAAACCGGTCACCGCGCGCCGAATTGAAGCGGCCCCAAGACCGGCGACCTCTCCCGCGTAGCAGTGCCGAGCAATTGGCAACAGTTTGGGAGGCAGCAATGAATACGCCGGAATGCTATACTGTCATGGTGGCTTGCGTCTCGTGCCTGACCATTGTCGGATTGATGGTCGTTGGGGCGTGGTGAGCATGACTTACCGCTGAACTGCGAATGCAGGCTGTTACAGCCGCTGGCAAGCACGCTCGGTCGGGCCTATGGCGCCGGCGTTCCGCACTGGTCGTTACAGCCGTCGCATCTAAGCGGCTCAAAGCTCAGCAGTTCGGCGCAAAGCCCCTCGCTTTGCCCACTTTGCGGGATTATCGCCCGCCGAATCTTCGCTCACGCGCCTTGTAGAGATGGTCGCTGACCAGTTGCCGAAGCGCAGCCAGATCGTCGTACTCGAGCTGAACCGCGAACGGCACGATACCGTCAGGCAGGCCCTCACTGCCGCGCAGGCGCGCAAGATCCTTTTCCGTCGTCACCAGCGTGAGCTGCTCGCGCTTCGCGTCCGCCGCCAGCGCAGCGATCTCGGCTTGCGAGAACATGTGGTGGTCGGCGAAGGGACGCGTGCGCACAACCTCGATTCCGCTGGCACGCAGCGTGCGGAAGAAGCGTTCGGGGTCGCCGATGCCGGCGAAGGCCAAAACCTGCTTGCCGAACAGCTGCCCGACCGAAGCCGCATCCGGCCTCAAGCGCGCGCGCAGCACCGGGTTGCCGCGCGCAGCAATCTCGGCCGCGACATCGTCGGCGGCATGTCCATCGCCGATCAGTACCAGCGCGTCGGTGCGCGCGAGCTGCGCCTTCAGCGGCGCGCGGAGGGGACCGGCGGGAAACACCTTGCCGTTGCCGAGCCCGCGCGCGCTGTCGATCACGATCAGCGAGGCGTCCTTCATGATGCCCGGATTCTGAAAGCCGTCATCCATCAGGATCACGGTCGCGCCGCGTGATTTTGCGAGCGCCACACCCTCGAGACGGTCGCGCGCGACCGCGACCGGCACGTCGCGCACCATCATCAGGGGCTCGTCGCCGACGTCAGTTGCGGTGTGACGTTCGCGATCGACCATCACTGGGCCCTGCAATCGCCCGCCATAGCCGCGGCTGAGCACGACAGGGGTCTCGCCGAGCTCGCGCAACAGTTTCGTCAGCGCGAGCACGGTCGGCGTCTTGCCGGCGCCGCCGACATGGTAGTTGCCGACGCAGATCACGGGGATGCCGGCATCTACGCCTGTGCGCAGCATGCGCCGTTCGGCGATCGCGCCATAGAGCGCGCCCAACGGCCGTAACGCGTGCGACTTGAAGGAGCGAGGCCGGTACCAGAAGGCCGGCTCACGCATTGGCGGCTCCCATCTCGATCCGCAACTGCATCAGATACGGCTCCAGAGCCGTCATGGTGCGGTCGAGCGCGCCGCCGAGCTGCTCCACCACGCCCGCGCCCGACCGTTGCATCCTGTCGCGCACGGTGGGATCGGCCAGCAACTGGCCGAGCTGCTTGATCAGCGCCTCCTGCGTCTCGGCCTGCCGCGCCCCGCCGGCTTGATCGAGCGCCTCGAAGACATCGGCGAAGTTGAAGACGTGCGGACCATGGATGATCGCCGCACCCAGCTTGATCGCCTCGATCGGATTCTGCCCGCCGTGACGAATCAGCGAGCCGCCCATGAACACGATCGGCGACAGGCGGTAGAACAGCCCGAGCTCGCCCATGGTGTCGGCGACATAGACATCGGTCGCAGCCCCCGGCAGTTCCTCGCGCGAACGCAAGGCCGGCTTCAGGCCTGACGCCGTGATCAAACCGCCAATCGAGGAGCCGCGATTCGGATGCCGCGGCACGATCACGGTCAAGAGTTGCGGGAAGAAACCGGTGAGGCTGCGATGCGCCGCAACCAGCATCTCTTCCTCGCCCGGATGGGTCGAGGCCGCGACGATGATTGGACGCCCGCGCGTCATCGCCATCAGCCGCTCGAGCTTTGCGGGATCGGCAGGCGGCGCCGGCACGTCGAGCTTGAGATTGCCGGTAGCGACAACGTCGCGACCGCCGAGCGCGGAGAAGCGCTCGGCATCGGTCTTCGACTGCGCGAGGCAGATATCGAACCGCGACAGTAGCGCCGAGATGGTGCCGTACATCCGCCGCCAACGCGGGAAGGAGCGCGGCGACATCCGTCCGTTGATCAGCACCATCGGCACCCGCCGCGTCGCGCCCGCCAGGATCAGGTTCGGCCACAGGTCGGATTCGATGAACAGCGCCAGCGACGGCTTCCAGTGATCGAGGAAGCGCGCGACATAGCGCGGAGAATCATACGGCACGTATTGATGGATGACGTCGGGCGGAAAGCGCTTGGCCACCATTGCGGCCGAGGTGACGGTGCCCGAGGTCAGGAGAATGCGCAGGTTCAGATCGCGCAGCCGCTCGATCAGCGCCGCCGCAGCCAACACCTCGCCGACACTGGCGCCATGGATCCAGACCAGCGGGCCGTGCGGCCTCACGTCCTGGGAGAGGCCGCGCCGTTCGCCAACGCGCGCCGGATCCTCCTTGCCCTGCTTCAGCCGCCGCTTGATCAGCGCAGGCGCGAGCGGCACCAGGCCGCTAGCCAGGCGCTGATACATCCGCAGCGTCATCGGCAGCGAATTAGGCATCTTCGGGTCCCGGACGGCCGAGTTGCGCATAGGCGCGGCGAGTCGCTTCGTTCAACGTCTCTTCCAGCTCCAGCCGTAGCGCTTCCATGGTCGCGGCGTCGGCATCCGGTGGAACGTGGATTTCCTTGATGCCGACCAATGCGCCGCGCCCGAATGGCAAATTGATGGTGGTGCGGTCCCAGT
Coding sequences:
- a CDS encoding transcriptional regulator encodes the protein MAELDDIIHQPLRLKIMAALNALPAATGLEFARLKKLTGATDGNLGAHIETLAKAGYVQVDKAFVGKKPQTTVTATAAGRGAFARHVATLQEIIAGKQI
- a CDS encoding alpha/beta fold hydrolase, yielding MAVRLLRSALNLLKWGLCAAGAVALLLTALIATPLERPAEMRSVSDSAKAVDFSTLPALERFQARDGTWLGFRHYAPKGSDAGRGAIFIHGSSASSATVNHALTAAMAARGVETWALDMRGHGASGTRGDIGYVGQLEDDLVDFVAHVRRSAPDLPLTLIGHSAGAGFSLRVAATPIMQDLFVRTVLIAPYLGYEAPTNRPHAGGWANADLPRLFALAALRKLGIDCCSQLPVLAFAVPPNSQRILVPTYSDRLMRNFATRGYRLDLAAVTHPLTIFGGAEDEMMISDKYAEAVQAVKPSVDVKVLDGINHMGMVTNPKAVSAIAEDVATRGSGQS
- the xseA gene encoding exodeoxyribonuclease VII large subunit, giving the protein MPNRLPMPPAEQLLNAPEFTVSELSQSLKRTVEDAYGHVRVRGEISGFRGAHSSGHCYFALKDESAKIEAVIWKGVHGRMRFKPQEGLEVIATGKLTTYPGSSKYQIVIEALEPAGIGALMALMEERKKKLAAEGLFDEARKQLLPWLPEVIGVVTSPTGAVIRDILHRLEDRFPRHVLVWPVKVQGEGSAEQVAAAIRGFNALPEGGKIPRPDVLIVARGGGSLEDLWSFNEEIVVRAAAESMIPLISAVGHETDITLIDFVADKRAPTPTAAAEMAVPVRSDLFVEVADLARRTRACWQRGHESRRNELRAAARALPAAGDLLAIPRQRLDSAGASLPRGLKANTHAHFRRFTAASAKLTLRVLHGQISQADHRLTVCGERLGLSARSLLRRRRDRFAGLEVRLRASKLSNAQAQRNAIARQRERTHRLAERASRALITLLQRLDARVGNSGKLLSALSYRGVLARGFALVRDEAGHPLHSADAVGPNARLEIEFGDGRVGATADADRPAPAAKRAASQPKSSAQDAKPAPKRVGKPVDQGSLF
- a CDS encoding dienelactone hydrolase family protein, translated to MRLRLTALFLILLMSAAHAAPAPQQVEIPLSSGILHAQLYKPEGEGPFPTVIALHGCGGLGGHSDPVLPRYRDWALQLLKAGNAVLLPDSYGSRELGPQCRVKEMHVKARRERVADVAAARGWLMKQPWVARGRISLIGWANGASALLWAVRPQNVARDAGPDFRAAIAFYPDCRISAGLGWSTRLPTLVLIGANDDVSSPPACRQMVDGAHGRSALARIVVYPGAYHDFDRANTPLHALAGSSDAAAPEHGHLGTDADARADSQKQVAEWLAR
- a CDS encoding DUF2093 domain-containing protein; translated protein: MLNKFGPSGHGEAQVQYLDGDFRVISPGTYVRCAISDTRIPLDELKYWSVDLQEAYATPAAVLQRHFPGAPKPQP
- the lpxK gene encoding tetraacyldisaccharide 4'-kinase; the protein is MREPAFWYRPRSFKSHALRPLGALYGAIAERRMLRTGVDAGIPVICVGNYHVGGAGKTPTVLALTKLLRELGETPVVLSRGYGGRLQGPVMVDRERHTATDVGDEPLMMVRDVPVAVARDRLEGVALAKSRGATVILMDDGFQNPGIMKDASLIVIDSARGLGNGKVFPAGPLRAPLKAQLARTDALVLIGDGHAADDVAAEIAARGNPVLRARLRPDAASVGQLFGKQVLAFAGIGDPERFFRTLRASGIEVVRTRPFADHHMFSQAEIAALAADAKREQLTLVTTEKDLARLRGSEGLPDGIVPFAVQLEYDDLAALRQLVSDHLYKARERRFGGR
- a CDS encoding 3-deoxy-D-manno-octulosonic acid transferase → MRNSAVRDPKMPNSLPMTLRMYQRLASGLVPLAPALIKRRLKQGKEDPARVGERRGLSQDVRPHGPLVWIHGASVGEVLAAAALIERLRDLNLRILLTSGTVTSAAMVAKRFPPDVIHQYVPYDSPRYVARFLDHWKPSLALFIESDLWPNLILAGATRRVPMVLINGRMSPRSFPRWRRMYGTISALLSRFDICLAQSKTDAERFSALGGRDVVATGNLKLDVPAPPADPAKLERLMAMTRGRPIIVAASTHPGEEEMLVAAHRSLTGFFPQLLTVIVPRHPNRGSSIGGLITASGLKPALRSREELPGAATDVYVADTMGELGLFYRLSPIVFMGGSLIRHGGQNPIEAIKLGAAIIHGPHVFNFADVFEALDQAGGARQAETQEALIKQLGQLLADPTVRDRMQRSGAGVVEQLGGALDRTMTALEPYLMQLRIEMGAANA